The segment GAAGGTTTTGCCGGTGCCGGCCGGGCCGAGGGCCAGGGTGAGGTCGTGGCGCTCGATCGCCTCCACGTAGGCCTTTTGTTTGAGTGTGCGCGGGCGCAGCAGTTTGCCGCTTTGGCTGCGGGCCAGCACCTGCTTGCCCAGCTGCTGATGCTCCTCCCCGCGGCCCGTATCAAGCGCGGTAAGGGCCGTTTGCACATCCACCTGGGTGATGGCCTGGCCTTCCTGCCAGAGGGGACGCAGCAACTCCACCAAGCCAGCGGCCCGCTCCAGCTGGGTGGGGCGGCCGCGCAGTTGCAATGACAAACCCCGCAACACCAGCGAAGCACCAGTCAGGGCTTCGAGGCGATGCAGGGTGGATTCGGCCTCGCCGGCCAGCGCCATGGCGGCGTCCTGGTCGGGGAGGTCGATGCTGAAGTGGGTGAGGGTGTCAGCCCCGGACATGGGGGCTCAGCCTCAGGCTTCCGCTGCTTCTTCGGCGGGAGCTTCTGCGGCAGCAGCAGCAGCCTCAGCGGCGGCAGCAGCTTCAGCAGCCTTGGCTTCGGCTGCTTCCTTGGCGGCCTGCTTGGCAGCGGCTTCGCGGGCAGCGGCCTGCTTCTTCTGGCCGATCACCACGGAAGGACGCACCTTCTTCTCCACCAGACCGCCGCGCTCGAGCAGGGTGAGCACGCTGTCGGTGGGTTGAGCGCCCTGTGCCAGACGGGCACGGATCGCTTCAGTGTCGAGACGGGTCTCTTTGGTGCGGGGGTTGTAGAAGCCCAGCTCCTCGAGGGGGCGACCGTCGCGGCGGGAGGTGCTGTTGCAGGCCACGAGGCGGAAGCTCGCTTCCCGCTTCTTACCGAACCGCTTCAGGCGGAGCTTGATCATCGTGGCCTTGCCTTGCTGACTGGATAAGGGGTGCGTGATCCGTTGGAGGCGGAATCGCGCGCCAAACGACCACAATACTCTTTGGGGTGAACCCCCTCTAGAGCTCGCCGAAGCCTTTGCGCTTCTTGGCCGGTTTGGGCGCTTTGGGCATGCCACCGCCGCCACGCCCGGGCATGCCACCGCCCATGCCACCCATGCCGGGCATCCCAGGGAAGCCACCCATGCCGGGGAAGCCACCGCCCATGCCAGGCATGCCGGGCATGCCGCCGCCGCGGGTCATCTGCTGCATGAACCCGCGCATCTGCTGGAAGTTCTGCAGCACCTTGTCCACATCCGAGGGGCTGTGGCCGCTGCCGCTGGCGATGCGGCGCCGGCGGGAGGGGTTGGCGGCCAGCAGATCGGGGTCGCGGCGCTCGGCCTCGGTCATCGAGCTGATCATCGCCTCGATCTTCTTGAGCTGCTCCTCGCCCTGCTTGAGTATGCCGTCGTCGATCTTGTTCATGCCGGGGATCAGCTTCATCAAGCCCCCCAGCGAGCCCATGCGCTTGATCAGGCGCATCTGCTGCACGAAGTCCGAGAAGTCAAAGGTTGCTTCCTGGAGCTTCTGCTGCATCTTGGCCACATCGGCCAGCTCCACCTCCTTCTGGGCCTTCTCCACCAGGGTGAGCACGTCACCCATGCCGAGGATGCGGCTGGCCATCCGCTCGGGGTGGAAGGGCTGCAGCGCCTCCACCTTCTCGCCGGTGCCGATGAACTTGATCGGCGCGCCGCTCACCTTGCGGATCGAGAGGGCGGCGCCACCGCGGGAGTCGCCGTCGAGCTTGGTGAGCACGGCGCCGGTGATGCCTACCTGCTCGTGGAAGGCGCGGGTGAGCTCGGCCGCTTCCTGGCCGATCATCGAATCCACCACCAGCAGCACCTCATCGGGGCTGCAGGCCTCGCGGATCCGCACCATCTCCTCCATCATCGATTGATCGATCTGGAGGCGGCCGGCGGTGTCCACCAGCACCGTGTCGAAGCCTTCTTCTTTGGCCTTGGCGATGCCAGCGGCGGCGATCGCTTCGGGCTTGGCCTCGGTGCCGAGGCTGAACACCTCCACGCCGATCTGGCCGCCCAGCGTTTTCAGCTGATCGATCGCCGCCGGGCGATACACGTCGGCACCCACCAGAAGCGCCTTGCGACCCTGCTCCTTGAGGTGCAGGCCGAGCTTGGCGGTGGCGGTGGTTTTACCGGCGCCCTGCAGGCCCGCCATCAGCACCACCGAGGGCTCACCCGCTTTGCCGCCGGCAGCGAGGGGTGCGTTTTCGCCGCCCATGGTGTCCACGAGCTGCTCGTGCACCACCTGGATGAACTTCTGATCCGGGCTGATGCCGCGCACCACTTCGGTGCCAAGGGCTTTTTTGCGGACTTCGTCCACAAAGTCCTTCACCACCGGCAGGCTCACATCGGCCTCCAGCAGCGCTCGGCGCACCTCCTTCAGGGCGCCATCCACATTGCTTTCGCTGATCGAGCCCTGGCCGCGCAGGTTCTTAACCGCGTCTTCAAACCGCTGGGAAAGCTCGTCGAACATCAGATACGCAGGCGGCTAAGGGGCTGGCGGCAGCAGCCGCATTGGCCGCGATCGTAAAAAGTCGTGGCGCTCAGCTCGGTTTGTAGGCGGCCAGCAGCCAGCGCTTGCCATCGCGGGCAAACACATAGGTATTGGTGAGTTGGGTGCTTGGGGTTTGGCTGAGCACGGCACCGCTGCTGCTGCGCCGCTCATCGCTGTAGCGAAGTTGCACCTGGGCGGCGATGCGGTTGGCGCTGCGTTCGTTCACCGTGAAGCTCTCCACCGTGGCCTGCACGCTTTCGGTGGCGCCGGCGTTGCGCAGGCTCTGCTCCTGACGCTGCAGGAGCTGCACCTGGCTGCCGCGGGCGAGATCGGTGAGTGGCAATGGAGCGCTTTGGCCCGCCAGCACGGCGGCTTTGGCTGTGAGCCAGGCTTCCAGCAGCTCCTGCAGTTGGGTGTCGCTGGGGTCGGCGGCGGTGAGCGGGAAGCTCGGGGTTGGGGCTGGGGCCGGCTCGGCGGGTTTGGCCTGCTCCACCGGTTGCACCGGCAGCGGCTGCACGGGTTGGCTACGCGGACGCAGCAGCAGCCAACCAGCCAGGGCGATCAGCGCCACAGTGCCGCCGGCTGCTGGCAGGGCCCAGCGGGGCAGGGCGCTCAAGTCGGGCCAGTGCAGTTCCGGAAGGCGCCAGGTGGGGCCATCCCAGAGGTCGTCGTCTGCGTTGGCCTCGTCGTCGGTAGCGGCGGGCTCGGTGGCGAGGTTGGTGTTCAGGCTGTCGAAGTTCAGCTCTGGCCAGGAGGAAAGATCGCTGGAGGCTTCGGCGGCCGCGGGGGATGGTTCGGCGGCCGGGCTGGGCTGGAGCCGGCCGCGGATGCGGTCTTGTTGCTCCACGTAGGCCTGCACATCGCGGTCGGCAAACCAAGCCTCCAGATCGGCCTCGGCATCGATGTCGCGGAAGCCGGGCAGCACTTCGCGGCTCAACCAGTCGCGGCAGTAGGCGCACAGGCGCGCCAGGGGATCGTCGCTCTGCTCGTGGGCCCACTGGCGCAGGGCCTCATCGGCTCCGGCATCGAACAGGGTTTGGGCCTGCTCCACCTGGCCGAGCAGCAGCTGCTGGCAGGCCAGAAACACCTCCATGCCCGGTTGGCCGCCCGCCTGCAGGCGCTGGAAGCCGGCTTGGATGCGCTCCGGTTTGCGCTGCACGAAGCCAGCGGCGGTGAGGGCGAAGCTGGCGAGGAAATCAGCGGTGGCAGAGCCGGCTTCGGCCCAACGGCTGAACAGATCCACCTGCTCCTGAACCGTGAGGAACTGGCGGATCTGCTTGAAGAAGGGTTGGAATTCGGCCTGGGGAAAATCAGCGTCGAGCTCCCCTTCCAGGCCGCCGCGCTGCAGCACCAGCTGTTCGAGCAGCTTGATCCCTTCCTGGCGAGCGCTGAGCGCCGAGAGATCGCGGCTGATCAGATCGAGCACCCGGTAGGGCAGCAGCAGTTTCAGTTCATGCTCGAGCTGGCGGCGTTGCTCGGGCAGTTGGCCCATGCGCTGCAGCAGTTGCAGGCCCTGCTGCAGGGTGCGGGCTGCCGCTTCGTAGCGGCGTTGGTTGCGGAAATCGCTGGCTGCGGCCTGGCAGGCGAGCCCCGCCAGCAGGGTGAGATCGGCTTCGCGGCTGCTGCCCAGGGCCGGGGCCTGGGGTGGTTGCAAGCCGCGGCTGGCGGCTTCAAAGGCTTCCTGGGCTTGGCCGGCTTCCATCAGCAGCAGCAGGCCGCCCACCTCGCGTGATGGCGGAATTTCAAGGGCGGCAATGGCGCCCTCACCCGTGTCGGCGATGGCGGTGAGCTCGCGTTCGTAGCTGTGGCGGCGCTCTTCATCGCTGAGCAGCTCGGCGCTCGCTTGCAGCAGATCGGCCCTGGCCTGCAGGGTGTCGATGGTGAAGCCCTGGTCGGGCGCGCGATCCAAACGCTGCTGCAGTGTGCGCAGCACGGTTTCGCTGTCGGTGGTGGGGGAGACACCGAGAAGGCGGAAGTGATCGATCGGCAGTTCCAATCCGCCCGGTTCGCTTGGGCGTGACTGTAGTCAGGGTCTGAGGTTTTGGCCTCAACCCACACACCGTTTGGTGATGGACCCCGTACAGTCGCCACAGCATCAGTAGTGGCCGGACAGCCGGAAACCGCGCATGACACAGGCAGATCTCGGCCAGAGCGTCGCCAACAACGGGGCTCCCGCCTGCTCCGCCGATGTGAACGCGGTGGGCCTGCACGCCGAGCGTCTGCTCAATCTGTACCCCTCCACCCCGGCTGTGGTGAGCCGCGATGAGGGCTTGATGCTCTATCGCGACATGACCCTGGGTCGGCGCTTTGAAGACAAGTGCGCCGAGATGTATTACCGGGGCAAGATGTTTGGCTTCGTGCACCTCTACAACGGCCAGGAGGCCGTGAGCACGGGCGTGATCAAGGCGATGAAGATGCAGCACGACTGGTTCTGCAGCACCTATCGCGATCACGTTCACGCCCTCAGCTGCGGCGTGCCGGCCCGCGAGGTGATGAGTGAGCTGTTCGGTAAGGAAACCGGTTGCAGCAAGGGCCGCGGCGGCTCGATGCACCTGTTCTCCAAGGAGCACCACCTGCTGGGTGGCTACGCCTTCATCGGTGAGGGCATCCCGGTGGCCCTCGGCGCTGCTTTCACCAGCCGCTACAAGCGCGACGCCCTGGGTGATGCCAGCAGCGATGCGGTGACGGCCGCCTTCTTCGGCGATGGCACCTGCAACATCGGTCAGTTCTATGAGTGCCTGAACATGGCGGCGCTCTGGAAGCTACCGATCATCTTCGTGGTGGAAAACAACAAGTGGGCCATCGGCATGGACCACAACCGCGCCACCAGCGACCCCGAGATCTGGCGTAAAGCCGCTGCCTTCGGCATGGCCGGTGAAGAGGTGGATGGCATGGATGTGCTCGCGGTGCGCGGCGCTGCCCAGCGCGCCATTGAGCGCGCCCGCGCCGGCGAAGGCCCCACCGTGCTGGAGTGCCTCACCTACCGCTTCCGCGGCCATTCCCTGGCCGACCCCGACGAGCTGCGTGCTGAGGCGGAGAAGGAGTTCTGGGCCCAGCGCGATCCGATCAAGCGCCTGGCCGCCCACCTGATCGAGCACAACCTGGCCACGGCCGATGAGCTCAAGGGCATTGAAAAGGAGATCGACGCCGAAGTTGCCGATTGCGTGGAGTTTGCGCTCGCTGCACCTGAGCCCAAGCCCGAAGAGCTCACCCGCTACATCTGGGCTGAAGACTGAGCCTCGCGCTCGGCGTTGCCTACAAGCCGTGCAACCGGGCCTGCTCTTTGGCGGCCCGGAATACCAGCCCGTGGCGCTGCACCAGCGGACCGAGATCGTCGTAGCCGCCGCCGATCACGGTGGCCACGGGGATCGAGCGCCGCAGGCATGCATCCAGCACCAGCCGATCGCGGTTGAGCAACCCTGTGCTGCTCAGGCAGAGCTTGCCGAGCCGGTCGTTGCGGTGGGGATCCACGCCGGCGTTGTAGAGCACCAGATCGGGCTTCACCTGATCGAGCAGGTTGGGAATCAGGTCGCCGATGGCGAGCAAGTAGTCGTCGTCGCCCAGGCCGTCGTCGAGGGGAAGGTCGACGTTGCTGGTTTGTTTGCGCAGCGGGAAGTTGCTCTGGCAGTGGGCGGAGAAGGTGAACACCCGCGGCTCCTCGGCAAAGATCGCGGCGGTGGCATCACCTTGATGCACATCCAGATCGATCACCATCAGCTGCTGCACGCGCCCCTCCGCCAGCAGCACCCGGGCGGCCACGGCGCAATCGTTGAAGATGCAAAAGCCGCTGCCGTGGTCGGGATAGGCGTGATGGGTGCCGCCGGCCAGGTGGCAGGCCAGGCCATGCTCAAGCGCCAGCCGGGCGGTGAGCACGGTGCCTCCCACCGCCAACCAGGTGCGCTGCACCAGCGGTGTGGTGGCCGGTAGGCCGATGCGGCGCTGCTCCTGATGGCTCAGCTCCCCACGGGCAAAGGCCTTGTGGTAGCGCTGCCCATGCACCAGCTCCAGCCAGCGGCGTGGCGCCGGCAGCGGTTGCACAAATTGGTCGTTTTGCGCCAGCCCCTGAGCCAGTAAGAGCTGATGCAGCATCCGAAACTTCGCCATCGGAAAGCGATGGCTGCTGGGCAGCGGCGCGGAGTAGGCCGGGTGGTAGATGAAGGGGACTCTCACTGGATTTGAGATCTGGCCTGACTTATGAGCTGCTGTTCCTGGTGTTGGGGTTGTTGGGGACGGTTTATCAAAGCTTTATCAATCCAGGCTCACTGCGGTGCCAAGGGGGTGCTTCGGTAAGGCCCCCCCTGAGTCCGCTCTTCCTGGCTTGCTGTGGCGACAAAGGGGCAATGGAAGCTCCCGGATTGTCAGTTTGGCGGTTCTACGCCACATGCAGCATCGCGTTGTCAACCGCGCTGGTAAGCCTCTGACACGCTTTGAGCGAACCACCGATACAGACTCCCTCAAGCTCGCGAAGGAGCTGTACCCGGGCGTCCTGATCGAGCTGAACCAGGAGCTGGCCGAACGGTCTGGTTCGATCCTTGCGACAAAAGAGGCCGCCTCCCAGCGGCTGGTGAGCAGCAAGAGCGTGTGGCACAGCCATCAGCTGAACGTGGTTCTCGGGTTGTGGCGGAGTTTGTGGAGGTTGAGCTTTCCCTGAAGGAGGAGCTGAAAAGTTAATCGCAATCAGAATCCGCCGAAATTGTCGGTAGTGAATGCGTAAGTTGTCTGGAGATTGACACTAGCGCCGACTGCAAGGTTTGTCAGTGATTGAGTTTGCTCTACCGCCGCTAGTGCACCACCAGGACCCCCCGTCGCTTGCCAAACTTGGACTTCATTAGCATTACCATCCCCAGTGGTATCTGCCTGGAAGACTAGGAATGCAACTGCGCCGTCAACAAATGCATCATTGCCGCCACCACTTTGGAATGCAGCGGTGATCGCAATTAGGTCATCTCCAGTGTTGCCAGAAACGTCAATTACTGCACCCGCACCAGTGAGGACTGCTGCACGATCAGGGGTGATAGATCCAGCGCCAAAGGCACCAGCAGCAGCACCAACAATCGCACCAACATCGCCAACACCGATGTTGTTATTGAGAATTTGGTCACCAGCAGCACCAACAACAAAGTCGGTAACGGCGTCGATGCCATCACCTGTGGACCAGCGGAACTCGTCAGCACCATTGCCACCAGTCAGTTGGTCGTTGGCTGCGCCACCAGTAATAGTGTCAGTGCCGTTGCCACCAGTAATAGCGTCGCTGCCGTCCCCCCCAGCGATAGTGTCGCTACCATTGCCACCGACTACATCGATATTGAAGCCTACGCCGTTAGATGCTGTAACGCTGATGCCACCATCTAGGCCCGCTGCGTTGACATCACCTTTAAGGTTAATCACATTAAAATAATGGCCCGGTCCAGGGGGTGCGAACTGGGTGAGTGACAAAGCCTTGTCGTCAGCCAATTGAATTGTGTCAACGGTTATTGTATTTAGAGCTGTATTGTCGTACCGAAGCTCTGTGTTGTCAGATCCAGTAATGATTGTTGTAATGCCAGCGGTGGCAACTTCGACTCCAAGGTTAAGCTTGCTTGCGCCAAGCAATGCTACTTGTTCAACTTCTCGGACCCGGGTGACGTCGGTATTAAAGTTCCCGGTATTAAGAGGGTCGATCGCCGTGGTGAATTGAATCGTATCAATGCCATCACCGCCAACGACGGTTGTGTCGTCTCTAAGCTGTACATCATTAGTATATGAGAAAAGATCGTTGTCATCATTTCCAAAGAGCCTGTCGGCACCAGCGCCACCAGTAATAGTATCCTTGCCATCTCCACCAACCAGGCTGTCATTTCCGCTGCCACCGGTAATGCTCACGCCGGTTGTGGTGAACTCGCTGACATCAACCGTCGAGGCTGCAGTGGCCATCGAAATATTGACGGTATTAATGCCAGCCGTTTGAGCAGTGAGATTAAGCGCGATGTTTGATGATGCCGTGCCGATAACATGCAGCTCTTCCACCGAAGACGCTTTGGCAAATGAAACCGTATTGGCAATATTTAGTCCGTTATCAACTGAGATGCGGTCAAGGTTTGCTCCACCATCAATTGCGCTATCGACTAACTCGCTACCATTCTCCAGTTGTGCCTCGTTGGTGTAATAGAAAATATCATTGCCGTCGTCGCCGGCTAAATTATCGACGCCTTCTCCACCAGTA is part of the Synechococcus sp. HK05 genome and harbors:
- the rpsP gene encoding 30S ribosomal protein S16 — translated: MIKLRLKRFGKKREASFRLVACNSTSRRDGRPLEELGFYNPRTKETRLDTEAIRARLAQGAQPTDSVLTLLERGGLVEKKVRPSVVIGQKKQAAAREAAAKQAAKEAAEAKAAEAAAAAEAAAAAAEAPAEEAAEA
- the ffh gene encoding signal recognition particle protein; this translates as MFDELSQRFEDAVKNLRGQGSISESNVDGALKEVRRALLEADVSLPVVKDFVDEVRKKALGTEVVRGISPDQKFIQVVHEQLVDTMGGENAPLAAGGKAGEPSVVLMAGLQGAGKTTATAKLGLHLKEQGRKALLVGADVYRPAAIDQLKTLGGQIGVEVFSLGTEAKPEAIAAAGIAKAKEEGFDTVLVDTAGRLQIDQSMMEEMVRIREACSPDEVLLVVDSMIGQEAAELTRAFHEQVGITGAVLTKLDGDSRGGAALSIRKVSGAPIKFIGTGEKVEALQPFHPERMASRILGMGDVLTLVEKAQKEVELADVAKMQQKLQEATFDFSDFVQQMRLIKRMGSLGGLMKLIPGMNKIDDGILKQGEEQLKKIEAMISSMTEAERRDPDLLAANPSRRRRIASGSGHSPSDVDKVLQNFQQMRGFMQQMTRGGGMPGMPGMGGGFPGMGGFPGMPGMGGMGGGMPGRGGGGMPKAPKPAKKRKGFGEL
- a CDS encoding IMS domain-containing protein is translated as MELPIDHFRLLGVSPTTDSETVLRTLQQRLDRAPDQGFTIDTLQARADLLQASAELLSDEERRHSYERELTAIADTGEGAIAALEIPPSREVGGLLLLMEAGQAQEAFEAASRGLQPPQAPALGSSREADLTLLAGLACQAAASDFRNQRRYEAAARTLQQGLQLLQRMGQLPEQRRQLEHELKLLLPYRVLDLISRDLSALSARQEGIKLLEQLVLQRGGLEGELDADFPQAEFQPFFKQIRQFLTVQEQVDLFSRWAEAGSATADFLASFALTAAGFVQRKPERIQAGFQRLQAGGQPGMEVFLACQQLLLGQVEQAQTLFDAGADEALRQWAHEQSDDPLARLCAYCRDWLSREVLPGFRDIDAEADLEAWFADRDVQAYVEQQDRIRGRLQPSPAAEPSPAAAEASSDLSSWPELNFDSLNTNLATEPAATDDEANADDDLWDGPTWRLPELHWPDLSALPRWALPAAGGTVALIALAGWLLLRPRSQPVQPLPVQPVEQAKPAEPAPAPTPSFPLTAADPSDTQLQELLEAWLTAKAAVLAGQSAPLPLTDLARGSQVQLLQRQEQSLRNAGATESVQATVESFTVNERSANRIAAQVQLRYSDERRSSSGAVLSQTPSTQLTNTYVFARDGKRWLLAAYKPS
- the pdhA gene encoding pyruvate dehydrogenase (acetyl-transferring) E1 component subunit alpha, which encodes MTQADLGQSVANNGAPACSADVNAVGLHAERLLNLYPSTPAVVSRDEGLMLYRDMTLGRRFEDKCAEMYYRGKMFGFVHLYNGQEAVSTGVIKAMKMQHDWFCSTYRDHVHALSCGVPAREVMSELFGKETGCSKGRGGSMHLFSKEHHLLGGYAFIGEGIPVALGAAFTSRYKRDALGDASSDAVTAAFFGDGTCNIGQFYECLNMAALWKLPIIFVVENNKWAIGMDHNRATSDPEIWRKAAAFGMAGEEVDGMDVLAVRGAAQRAIERARAGEGPTVLECLTYRFRGHSLADPDELRAEAEKEFWAQRDPIKRLAAHLIEHNLATADELKGIEKEIDAEVADCVEFALAAPEPKPEELTRYIWAED
- a CDS encoding beta strand repeat-containing protein, translated to MEDTNNKEITFGGTATGVITLSGPISSTSTFTRQGISRATTVPLGNGANDYSIVLSSDSNSVNASSYGSGNGIKVSGSESADTIIGSPDGDSLRGSGGDDIISGGQGNDTVFGNQGNDIISTGEGNDSVQGGQGDDQIDGGDGNDYLYGGTTGNDTILGGAGNDELLGDTGDDSIIGGTGDDEITGGEGVDNLAGDDGNDIFYYTNEAQLENGSELVDSAIDGGANLDRISVDNGLNIANTVSFAKASSVEELHVIGTASSNIALNLTAQTAGINTVNISMATAASTVDVSEFTTTGVSITGGSGNDSLVGGDGKDTITGGAGADRLFGNDDNDLFSYTNDVQLRDDTTVVGGDGIDTIQFTTAIDPLNTGNFNTDVTRVREVEQVALLGASKLNLGVEVATAGITTIITGSDNTELRYDNTALNTITVDTIQLADDKALSLTQFAPPGPGHYFNVINLKGDVNAAGLDGGISVTASNGVGFNIDVVGGNGSDTIAGGDGSDAITGGNGTDTITGGAANDQLTGGNGADEFRWSTGDGIDAVTDFVVGAAGDQILNNNIGVGDVGAIVGAAAGAFGAGSITPDRAAVLTGAGAVIDVSGNTGDDLIAITAAFQSGGGNDAFVDGAVAFLVFQADTTGDGNANEVQVWQATGGPGGALAAVEQTQSLTNLAVGASVNLQTTYAFTTDNFGGF
- a CDS encoding histone deacetylase is translated as MRVPFIYHPAYSAPLPSSHRFPMAKFRMLHQLLLAQGLAQNDQFVQPLPAPRRWLELVHGQRYHKAFARGELSHQEQRRIGLPATTPLVQRTWLAVGGTVLTARLALEHGLACHLAGGTHHAYPDHGSGFCIFNDCAVAARVLLAEGRVQQLMVIDLDVHQGDATAAIFAEEPRVFTFSAHCQSNFPLRKQTSNVDLPLDDGLGDDDYLLAIGDLIPNLLDQVKPDLVLYNAGVDPHRNDRLGKLCLSSTGLLNRDRLVLDACLRRSIPVATVIGGGYDDLGPLVQRHGLVFRAAKEQARLHGL